From a region of the Rhinatrema bivittatum chromosome 15, aRhiBiv1.1, whole genome shotgun sequence genome:
- the ZBTB21 gene encoding LOW QUALITY PROTEIN: zinc finger and BTB domain-containing protein 21 (The sequence of the model RefSeq protein was modified relative to this genomic sequence to represent the inferred CDS: inserted 3 bases in 2 codons) yields the protein MEGILHYINPAHAISLLSALNEERLKGQLCDVLLIVGDQKFRAHKNVLAASSEYFHSLFTNKQNESQSVFQLDFCEADAFDNVLNYIYSSSLFVEKSSLAAVQELGYSLXYFLPTNILSKTPQAPFGSCPSKRASFQDEDESNTQQRSVIVCQSRNEAQGKNANHAQSDLRLSSKPHPXIVPKTNTSQSRTTKSTEPLQGLLLNEKRWLKDHPASYTKLLEPSRLSNDQSRSGWVKKYPVLLPKPLAVKETADDKLCVSVELLTEKGMSSKRPQQHSVPSLRGSTESPYLLRQIEKGSSTSQSEDRNLLYYSKLGLVIPSSRPGAENQRIDRSGPLVKSLLRRSLSMDSQVPVYSPVDLKPSSTTSDNSLEDKISSLTQKQSSADSMDRVITGDKLQVIHAHRLRSFSASQSTDREADSPLSEVQIKTEPSSPLSDPSEIISFTVGDASPSTSRDFPCKPEENQRNLIRLPAKRRYQADRRLPSKQLKEMESNSPGPDDNLGEISSPNLDADFAGSDDGKDEYSELEEMRPNKKFKCKHCLKIFRSTAGLHRHVNMYHNPEKPYACDICHKRFHTNFKVWTHCQTQHGIVKNPSPASSSQAVLDEKFQRKLIDIVREREIKKALIVKLRRGKQGFQTQSTSQSQAIKRNLRSRTKGAYICTYCGKAYRFLSQFKQHIKMHPGEKPIGNKAIKPKTLVIKSPVESKEVYQCRLCNTKLSSVMEQGNHERLCRNATVCPYCSLRFTSPEMKHEHENKCQYKKLTCLECMRTFKSSFSIWRHQVEVHNQNTMAPSENFSLPILDHNGEMTNTPRQQPAPESSKINNIVASKEDSVFSDSSEQMNFDSEDSSCLPEDLTVTKQFNIQIKEEPADDDDDVSDANLKSKDVVSHKETGLWPCEKCGKILLCIKQLERSSELLCSVKPFICHVCKKAFRTNFRLWSHFQSHMTQAGEKPPCKEAESCPPIKSPSPPPPPPPPPPLPKIQPIEPDSPTSFPEGQNTTEKSLLLRNRNTLFYHAPPLSAITFKRQYMCKLCHRTFKTAFSLWSHERTHL from the exons ATGGAAGGGATTTTGCATTACATAAACCCAGCACATGCCATTTCTCTGTTAAGTGCTCTGAATGAGGAACGCTTAAAAGGACAGCTTTGTGATGTTCTTCTTATAGTAGGAGACCAAAAGTTTCgtgctcataaaaatgttttggcTGCAAGTAGTGAATACTTCCACTCcctgtttacaaataaacagaatGAGTCCCAGTCTGTGTTTCAGCTTGACTTCTGTGAAGCAGACGCATTTGATAATGTGTTAAATTACATTTATTCCTCATCCTTGTTTGTGGAGAAGAGTAGTCTTGCAGCTGTACAAGAACTGGGCTACAGCCT GTATTTCCTTCCTACAAACATACTGTCCAAGACTCCTCAAGCGCCTTTTGGTTCATGTCCCAGCAAGAGGGCATCATTTCAAGATGAAGACGAAAGCAATACTCAGCAGAGAAGTGTCATTGTTTGCCAGAGTCGAAACGAAGCACAAGGGAAAAATGCCAATCATGCACAGAGTGACCTAAGACTTTCTTCTAAGCCTCATC CCATTGTACCTAAGACAAATACCAGCCAATCTCGCACAACAAAGTCAACTGAACCACTACAGGGTTTATTGCTGAATGAAAAGAGATGGTTGAAAGACCATCCTGCCAGTTACACAAAGCTTCTTGAACCATCAAGGTTATCAAATGACCAAAGTCGAAGTGGCTGGGTGAAAAAGTATCCAGTTCTGCTGCCAAAGCCTTTAGCTGTCAAAGAAACTGCAGATGATAAGCTGTGTGTGAGTGTTGAACTTCTAACAGAGAAAGGTATGTCATCTAAAAGACCACAGCAACATTCTGTTCCATCTCTGCGTGGTTCCACAGAATCTCCATATTTATTGCGACAGATTGAAAAAGGAAGTAGTACTAGTCAAAGTGAGGACAGGAACTTGCTGTACTACTCAAAATTAGGATTGGTAATCCCATCTAGTAGACCTGGAGCTGAAAATCAGCGAATTGACAGGAGTGGGCCACTTGTAAAAAGCCTCCTTCGAAGGTCTCTGTCTATGGATAGTCAAGTTCCTGTCTATTCACCTGTTGACTTAAAACCTTCATCAACAACATCTGACAATTCTCTGGAAGACAAGATTAGTTCTTTAACTCAAAAGCAGTCCTCAGCAGATTCAATGGACAGAGTAATCACAGGGGACAAATTACAAGTAATACATGCACATCGTCTTAGGTCCTTTAGCGCCTCTCAATCAACTGATAGGGAAGCAGACTCGCCACTAAGTGAGGTACAAATAAAGACTGAGCCCAGCAGCCCTCTTTCAGATCCTTCTGAAATAATAAGTTTTACAGTAGGAGATGCTTCACCATCTACCAGCAGAGACTTTCCTTGTaaacctgaagagaatcaaagGAATTTGATTAGACTTCCTGCTAAACGCAGATACCAAGCAGATAGAAGGCTACCCTCTAAACAACTGAAGGAAATGGAGAGCAATTCTCCTGGGCCAGATGATAACTTGGGGGAAATATCAAGTCCAAATCTTGATGCTGACTTTGCAGGTTCTGATGATGGTAAAGATGAATATAGTGAACTGGAAGAAATGAGAcccaataaaaaatttaaatgtaaacatTGCCTTAAAATATTTAGATCTACTGCAGGTCTTCACCGTCATGTCAACATGTACCATAATCCAGAGAAACCATATGCTTGTGATATTTGTCATAAAAGATTTCACACAAACTTCAAAGTGTGGACACATTGCCAGACACAGCATGGTATTGTGAAGAATCCATCACCAGCTTCAAGCTCGCAGGCTGTCCTAGATGAAAAGTTCCAAAGAAAATTAATTGAcatagtgagagaaagagaaattaaaaaagcaCTGATAGTCAAACTCCGACGTGGCAAGCAAGGTTTTCAGACACAGTCAACTTCCCAGTCGCAAGCAATCAAAAGGAACTTAAGATCAAGAACCAAAGGCGCCTATATTTGTACATATTGTGGGAAAGCATATCGATTTCTCTCACAATTCAAGCAGCACATCAAAATGCATCCAGGTGAAAAACCAATCGGCAACAAGGCTATCAAGCCCAAAACGCTTGTTATCAAGAGCCCAGTAGAAAGCAAGGAGGTGTATCAGTGTCGTCTTTGTAACACTAAGCTATCCTCTGTAATGGAACAAGGAAATCATGAGCGACTTTGTAGAAATGCCACAGTCTGCCCCTACTGTAGCCTGAGATTTACTTCTCCAGAAATGAAGCATGAACATGAAAACAAGTGCCAGTATAAGAAGCTGACCTGTCTTGAGTGCATGCGCACTTTTAAATCATCCTTTAGTATTTGGCGTCATCAAGTGGAAGTTCATAATCAAAACACTATGGCCCcatcagaaaacttttctctcCCCATATTGGATCATAATGGAGAAATGACCAATACTCCAAGACAGCAACCTGCCCCAGAATctagtaaaataaataacatagttGCTTCAAAAGAAGATAGCGTCTTCAGTGATTCTTCAGAACAAATGAACTTTGATTCCGAGGACTCTTCTTGCCTTCCTGAAGATCTAACTGTTACCAAACAATTTAACATTCAAATCAAAGAAGAACctgcagatgatgatgatgatgtttcAGATGCCAATTTAAAGTCTAAGGATGTAGTTTCCCATAAAGAAACTGGCTTGTGGCCATGtgaaaaatgtggaaaaatctTACTGTGCATAAAACAGCTGGAACGTTCATCAGAGCTCTTGTGTTCTGTTAAACCTTTCATTTGCCATGTGTGCAAAAAAGCTTTCCGGACCAACTTTCGTTTGTGGAGTCATTTCCAGTCTCATATGACACAAGCTGGAGAGAAACCACCATGTAAAGAAGCTGAATCTTGTCCACCCATTAAatccccatcaccaccacctccaccgCCTCCACCACCCCCTCTGCCAAAAATTCAGCCTATTGAACCCGACAGCCCTACAAGTTTCCCTGAGGGCCAGAATACTACTGAGAAATCATTGCTCCTCAGAAATCGGAACACACTCTTTTATCATGCTCCACCACTTTCTGCCATCACCTTTAAAAGGCAATATATGTGCAAATTGTGTCACAGGACATTCAAAACTGCATTTAGTCTTTGGAGCCATGAACGGACTCACCTCTGA